Part of the Aquimarina sp. TRL1 genome, TTAATTTTTGTTGTAAAAACTCAGGTAATCTTACTTTTCCGATGAAACACAATCCCTGAGAGTCTTTCTTATCGGCTGTAATCAGGTTTTGCTCTTTAGCAATCTCTCTTACTTCTGATTTTAATAACTCTCCAATAGGAAATAAGGTTTTTGACAATTGATCCTGAGACAACTGACATAAGAAATAGGATTGGTCTTTATTGCCATCTTTTCCTGCTAACAAGCGATGTACTTCCTTTCCTTCAGAAAGTATGGTATCTTTTCTACAATAATGACCTGTAGCTACATAATCTGCTCCAAGCGACAGTGCTATTTTTAAAAAGACATCAAACTTAATCTCTCTATTACACAATACATCTGGATTTGGTGTTCTCCCTTTTTCATATTCATTAAACATATAATCAACTATACGTTCTTTATAGTCTTCGCTCAAATCTACTGTCTGAAAAGGAATCCCTAATTTCTCTGCTACCAATAGTGCATCATTACTATCATCCAACCAGGGACATTCATCTGAAATAGTAACAGAATCATCATGCCAGTTTTTCATGAATAATCCGATCACCTCGTATCCTTGTTCTTTTAATAAATAGGCTGTTACGCTGGAATCAACTCCTCCAGATAGTCCTACAATTACTCGCTTCATTTACAATTCTTTTTGACTCGTATTTTCTTGTTATAAAGCCTCTATTTTGCTAGGGCAAAAGTAACAAATAAAAAAAGCAACACTAATGTATTGCTTTATATATTATCTATTATACAGCAATGTACTTTACATTCCTCTGTTCTTTACCGGAAATAATTTTTGTTCAGATAGCTTACCATCCTTGTAATAATTCCAGATACCATCTTTTTTATCTCTTTTATAATTCCCTTCTATACTTATTTTACCTTCTGCATCATAATATTTGGTAGATCCGTGTAACTGGTCTTTTTCATAAGTATACTCTTTAAGTTTGGTTCCATCTTCTGCATATACAATTCTGATTCCTTCTATTTTCCCTTCGACATAGTTTGTTTTCTCTGTCAACTGACCATTTAAAAAATAAGTTAGCTGCTTTCCGTTCAGTTTCCCATTTTTATATACTTCTGTCATCATAATCTTTGTCGAATTCTTGTGATAATACTTCCAAACTCCTACTCGTTTTTTTCCGATCATTCCTCCTTTACTTATCACATTTCCTGTCGATGTAAAATAAGACACTTTTACGGTATCATTCTCTTTAGAAAATACCTTAATAGCAGTAGGTTTATTTCCACTAGTGGGTTTATAAAACTTAAACTCTCCTACTTCTCTACCATGTTCAAATGTTCCTTCATATCGGATTTGATCTGAATTCTCATATTTCTTCAGCCATTTCCCATGTCGTTTCCCTTCCTGGTCATAAGCATTATACTTTTGAGCTAAGGATACTAACGGAATCATTATAAATACAAAAAAAATAAAATTATACTTCATCACTTATGTAGCTTTGGTAAAAGTATATTACCAAGAAATATACCATTAATTATTTCTATCTAAAATAGAACTCTTATGTTACAAGAACAATTAATTTTTTAAAATATTTTAATTTGACAAAAAAGCCTCATTCTTATCAAAGGATGAGGCTTTTTTGTTTAATATCTCAACAGCTTCTACTTATTTCTTGCTTTCTGCTGTTGTTCTGCCTGTTCCATGATTTCTTTCATTTTCTTCTGAAAACGTCCTTGTCTTTTAGGCTTTTTCTTATTCTCTTGAATTTTTGCATGGATTTTATCGTCATCGATGATTACATTTTTAATGACTAACATAATCCCTATAGTAATCAAATTCGACACAAAATAATATAGTGATAATCCACTCGCATAATTATTAAAGAAGAATAGCATCATCAATGGAGATAAATACATGATAAATTTCATATTTGGCATTCCTGGCTGCTGTGCTTGCATAGTCTGTCCTGTAGTCATTGTCATATAAATAAATATAGCTACAGATGCTAATAATGGGAATAAGCTCACATGATCTCCATAGAAAGGAATAGTAAATGGTAATTCTGCTATTACATCATAACTAGACAGGTCATCTGCCCATAAAAAGCTTTTTTGTCGTAATTGGAATGCACTTGGGAAAAAGTTAAACAATGCATAGAATACAGGAATCTGCATTAATGAAGGTAAACATCCACTCATCGGATTCGCTCCTGCTTTGTTATACAATGCCATAGTTTCTTGCTGCTTTTTCATGGCATTATCCTTATACTTTTCGTTAATTTCATTGATCTCAGGGCGTAATACTTTCATTTTAGCCTGCGATACATACTGTTTGTATTGAACGGGAGACAGTAATAATTTCACCAATACAGTCATCAAGATGATAACCACCCCATAAGATGATATAAAACTGCTTAAGAATCCGAATAATGGAATAAAGAGATACCTATTAATCCACCCAAAAATTCCCCATCCAAGAGGTACCACTTCGTCAAGGTTTCTATCATACCCATTAAGGATCTTAAAATCTGTTGGTCCGTAATACCAATCCATTCCATAATTAAGATCTCCTCCTTGTAATTCTAATGGCATAGAAGCGGCAAATTCCTTGGTTACTTTCACATCCTTATCTTCTATCTCTTTATTAGCCTGCATTATATTTTTAGACGAAAAAGAAGCTTCTTTGAAAGGAGTATCCGTCAGCAAAATTGATGTAAAGAAATGTTGTTTAAAAGCTATCCAACTAACATCTTCTTCCTGATCATCAGTAAATTCACTATGTCCTAAATAATCATCTTTTCCTCCTTCATACTCATATAATAATTCGGTATAACGATTTTCGTAAGATGCACTCTTAGCATGTCTGATTCCCTGAAGTTTCCAATCCAGTGTTATTTTTTGACTACTATTAAATACATTTCCCATTCCCTGAGATCGAATCGCAAAATCAACCATGTATTCACCTGGCTTCAGCTCATATCTGTATTCTAAAAATTTATCTTGAGAAACTTTCAATTTCATTGACAGCACTTGATTCTCTCCATTTTTAGATAGTTCCGGCTCAAAAAATAAATCTTTTGTATTAAGGGTTCTGTTATCTGTAGTTGCAAAATTAATATTCAACGAGGCATTTTTACCATCTTTTATTAAATATACCGGAACAGAATCGTATGTCTTAAAATTCTTAAGCAATGCCTCTTCAATATACCCTCCTCTGTTATTAACTTTAAGGCGAAGCACTTCATTTTCTATTGTAGTAGTGGCATTCTTAGCAGAAGGAAGTGATGCTGAATAAGCAAAGGCTCCTAATTGAGATTTTGCTTGTTCCAGTGCTAGAGAATCAGTAGCTACAATCGCTTCAGAATTTGAAACAAAATCGGTTTCGACTGTTTGCTTATCTGTATCCGTATTTTTATCTACTTGTTCTTGTTTTGCTTTTTCTGCATCTATTTCTTCTTGTGTAGGAGCATTATTATAAAGCATCCAAACTAAAATAATTCCAATCAGGACAAATCCAATTATAGATTTTAAATCAAATTTATTTTCTTCCATTGATGTAAGTATAAAAGAGTCTTCTTTT contains:
- the mnmA gene encoding tRNA 2-thiouridine(34) synthase MnmA codes for the protein MKRVIVGLSGGVDSSVTAYLLKEQGYEVIGLFMKNWHDDSVTISDECPWLDDSNDALLVAEKLGIPFQTVDLSEDYKERIVDYMFNEYEKGRTPNPDVLCNREIKFDVFLKIALSLGADYVATGHYCRKDTILSEGKEVHRLLAGKDGNKDQSYFLCQLSQDQLSKTLFPIGELLKSEVREIAKEQNLITADKKDSQGLCFIGKVRLPEFLQQKLKPKKGKIVEIPASIAKYKKTIPSFVSKEEELLFKSSKYEYQLSDGHVVGEHQGAHYFTKGQRKGLGVGGTPEPLFVIETDVDTNIIYTGQGKSHPGLYRNVLFIRNDELHWVREDLQLKEGEKMNVLARIRYRQPLDIAVLHKTKEGMYVEFETDQSAITEGQFVAWYQEDELIGSGVIS
- a CDS encoding toxin-antitoxin system YwqK family antitoxin, which gives rise to MKYNFIFFVFIMIPLVSLAQKYNAYDQEGKRHGKWLKKYENSDQIRYEGTFEHGREVGEFKFYKPTSGNKPTAIKVFSKENDTVKVSYFTSTGNVISKGGMIGKKRVGVWKYYHKNSTKIMMTEVYKNGKLNGKQLTYFLNGQLTEKTNYVEGKIEGIRIVYAEDGTKLKEYTYEKDQLHGSTKYYDAEGKISIEGNYKRDKKDGIWNYYKDGKLSEQKLFPVKNRGM
- the yidC gene encoding membrane protein insertase YidC, translated to MEENKFDLKSIIGFVLIGIILVWMLYNNAPTQEEIDAEKAKQEQVDKNTDTDKQTVETDFVSNSEAIVATDSLALEQAKSQLGAFAYSASLPSAKNATTTIENEVLRLKVNNRGGYIEEALLKNFKTYDSVPVYLIKDGKNASLNINFATTDNRTLNTKDLFFEPELSKNGENQVLSMKLKVSQDKFLEYRYELKPGEYMVDFAIRSQGMGNVFNSSQKITLDWKLQGIRHAKSASYENRYTELLYEYEGGKDDYLGHSEFTDDQEEDVSWIAFKQHFFTSILLTDTPFKEASFSSKNIMQANKEIEDKDVKVTKEFAASMPLELQGGDLNYGMDWYYGPTDFKILNGYDRNLDEVVPLGWGIFGWINRYLFIPLFGFLSSFISSYGVVIILMTVLVKLLLSPVQYKQYVSQAKMKVLRPEINEINEKYKDNAMKKQQETMALYNKAGANPMSGCLPSLMQIPVFYALFNFFPSAFQLRQKSFLWADDLSSYDVIAELPFTIPFYGDHVSLFPLLASVAIFIYMTMTTGQTMQAQQPGMPNMKFIMYLSPLMMLFFFNNYASGLSLYYFVSNLITIGIMLVIKNVIIDDDKIHAKIQENKKKPKRQGRFQKKMKEIMEQAEQQQKARNK